The following proteins are encoded in a genomic region of Colletotrichum higginsianum IMI 349063 chromosome 9, whole genome shotgun sequence:
- a CDS encoding NupC family nucleoside transporter — translation MHPAPTASPGGGDPSGTDFTSEKRGGMPESDTSAGELQVGHAPLSKADEMGKSPAKDGDATDATAAADASDLEVGTNQTDSMRDSKGKRTKWMRFYRRYRLPVHVVVWMLFTAWWIVGLVFQRDRLGWLKPFLVYLAITIRIVTLWLPAAAVMVPLRFVWGHTVARVYDLTPKKLHQPLAALLTIGVFLVGSMIPDDVGENTRASRAISLFGLLLMIALLTATSRDWRKIPWHTVIGGMLTQFVIAVFVLKTSVGYDIFAFISEMARTLLGFAKEGLEFLTDEEVPTRTWFLISVIPAIIFFISLVQLLYHCGFLQWFIKKFAVFFFWSLRVSGAEAVVATATPFIGQGESAMLIKPFVPYLTLSEIHQVMTCGFATIAGSVLVGYISLGLDAQVLVSSCVMSIPASIAVSKLRYPETEESLTKGSITVPDDDEKASNAIHAFANGAWFGLKVAGMILATLLCIISFVALINGVLGWVGRYLGIHDPPLTLQLILGYILYPVAWCLGVPNKDLLVVGELIGMKIITNEFVAFKSLSSNVEPYVSMSARSKLIATYACCGFGNIGSLGTQIGVLSQIAPGRAGDVSRVALSALFAGVLSTLTSASVAGMLYTG, via the exons ATGCATCCCGCCCCTACAGCGTCGCCGGGTGGTGGTGACCCGTCTGGCACCGACTTCACCTCCGAGAAGCGCGGCGGCATGCCCGAGAGCGACACGAGCGCCGGCGAGTTGCAAGTGGGCCACGCGCCTCTGTCGAAGGCTGATGAGATGGGAAAGTCGCccgccaaggacggcgatgCTACTgatgccaccgccgccgccgacgccagcgACTTGGAGGTCGGAACGAACCAGACGGACTCGATGCGCGACTCCAAGGGCAAGCGGACCAAATGGATGAGGTTCTACCGGAGGTACAGGCTTCCGGTCCACGTCGTTGTATGGATGCTGTTCACCGC ATGGTGgatcgtcggcctcgtcttccagCGCGACAGGCTCGGCTGGCTGAAGCCATTCCTGGTCTAcctcgccatcaccatccgGATCGTCACCCTCTGGCTgccggccgcggccgtcATGGTGCCGCTGCGCTTCGTCTGGGGCCACACCGTCGCCAGGGTCTACGACCTGACGCCCAAGAAGCTGCACCAGCCgctcgccgccctgctgaccatcggcgtcttcctcgtcggctccATGATCcccgacgacgtgggcgagAACACGCGCGCCAGCCGCGCCATCTCCCTCTTCGGCCTGCTCCTCATGATCGCCCTGCTGACCGCCACCTCGCGCGACTGGCGCAAGATCCCCTGGCAcaccgtcatcggcggcatgcTGACCCAgttcgtcatcgccgtcttcgtcctcaaGACGAGCGTCGGCTACGACATCTTCGCCTTCATCTCCGAGATGGCCCGCACCCTGCTGGGCTTCGCAAAGGAAGGCCTCGAGTTTCtgaccgacgaggaggtgcCCACGCGCACCTGGTTCCTCATCTCCGTCATCCcggccatcatcttcttcatctcgcTCGTCCAGCTGCTCTACCACTGCGGCTTCCTGCAGTGGTTCATCAAGAAgttcgccgtcttcttcttctggtcCCTCCGCGtctccggcgccgaggccgtcgtggccACGGCGACCCCCTTcatcggccagggcgagTCAGCCATGCTGATCAAGCCCTTCGTGCCGTATCTCACGCTCTCCGAGATCCACCAGGTCATGACCTGCGGCTtcgccaccatcgccggGTCGGTGCTCGTGGGCTACAtcagcctcggcctcgacgcccaggTGCTCGTCTCGTCGTGCGTCATGTCGATCCCGGCCAGCATCGCCGTGTCGAAGCTGCGGTACCCGGAGACCGAGGAGAGCCTCACCAAGGGCAGCATCACGgtgcccgacgacgacgagaaggcgTCCAACGCCATCCACGCCTTCGCCAACGGCGCCTGGTTCGGCCTCAAGGTGGCCGGCATGATCCTGGCCACTCTCCTCTGCATCATCTCCTTCGTCGCCCTCATCAACGGCGTCCTGGGATGGGTCGGTAGGTATCTCGGCATCCACGACCCGCCCTTGACCCTTCAGCTCATCCTGGGCTACATCCTCTACCCGGTGGCCTGGTGTCTCGGAGTGCCGAACAAGGACCTGCTCGTCGTTGGCGAGCTCATTGGCATGAAGATCATCACCAACGAGTTTGTCGCCTTCAAGTCGCTCTCTAGCAATGTCGAGCCCTACGTGTCCATGTCTGCCCGATCCAAGCTCATCGCCACTTACGCTTGCTGC GGTTTCGGCAACATCGGATCTCTCGGCACGCAGATTGGTGTCCTCTCCCAGATCGCCCCTGGCCGTGCTGGCGACGTCTCGCGCGTTGCACTGTCGGCCTTGTTTGCCGGCGTTCTGTCGACCCTGACCTCGGCCAGCGTTGCTGGCATGCTGTACACTGGGTAG
- a CDS encoding Tetratricopeptide repeat domain containing protein — protein sequence MEISETPETWPSHAAPIFSDTKTTGHGQAPFYPTHLGAYADSQTQPHWEEYEGLSGARVAAVPFHEYYHPINGLYHSVEELYPSEALGSSVHAGCLDEPTLQPMNSAVVSLGSQYSNFANPSQLAGCYRTGPYPTARQAGGGTLGPEQVADCCGQPRHWEVSAGLATCSTWISPPPSTMALSSGSCSPKDMCIVTPRRCPFPEHQLTAHAQASPPHAIEPVTARPSPEVEMRSNYGAARKSNAIISGHDKPASSERAKTGGRRKRTMTEEERRAIADTRQIGACIRCRMQRLKCDVNPDDRQGPCLTCSRVDMSSAKVVHRQPCIRTKLSDVVLYRDPNTASGETWGSPAKVPGPRLWDGDNTYRINLVMRGLCSVPMTIEVRRFVESPGDQVNYRWLDEGSGEVRKTALEPYALVSVNETRKAFDEYVEANAVGSWEEKTKRGDANQLILDHYKNALEHYNRVNDAENVVDQRLLLNFFKLRFALHVSMHPSWVYDRNTKSASCLGMMPAKGDFHPLLDRVPTPPMITEQFNSISHIVVLKYHEQVLEDLEKICCKKIRTSFFTVYAVVFLMLHELAVMTEHHRLDALLCQGKEQQPRQYAYLSYLEMVKKSANILLLHWQYYRRAPDSLCPADSWIGDHITKWFWTGLSSEHEKFCRENWQKMREMREDVRCPEQKDLGSPFYWISQMFEDDWSLEDIWHRQGRTKAAKDPDVMPVSKPLRAKRRK from the exons ATGGAGATTTCGGAAACCCCGGAGACTTGGCCGAGCCATGCTGCCCCTATCTTTTCT GATACCAAGACTACGGGACATGGCCAAGCCCCCTTCTATCCAACCCACCTTGGCGCGTACGCAGACTCTCAGACGCAGCCGCACTGGGAAGAGTACGAAGGCCTCTCCGGAGCTCGAGTGGCCGCAGTTCCATTCCACGAGTACTACCATCCCATCAACGGCTTGTATCACTCGGTCGAAGAATTGTATCCTTCAGAGGCTCTGGGCTCTTCTGTTCACGCTGGGTGCCTCGATGAACCAACACTGCAACCGATGAATTCAGCGGTTGTTTCCCTAGGAAGCCAATATTCCAACTTTGCCAATCCCTCGCAACTGGCTGGCTGCTACAGGACTGGCCCTTATCCAACCGCACGTCAGGCAGGTGGTGGCACACTTGGCCCTGAACAAGTAGCGGATTGTTGTGGACAGCCGAGACACTGGGAAGTGTCGGCTGGGCTTGCGACATGCTCGACTTGGATATCGCCCCCGCCCAGCACAATGGCGTTGTCCAGCGGCTCGTGTAGTCCTAAGGACATGTGCATCGTGACCCCTCGCCGATGCCCCTTTCCTGAGCATCAACTCACGGCGCATGCCCAAGCATCTCCGCCCCATGCCATCGAGCCCGTAACGGCTAGACCGAGCCCCGAGGTTGAAATGCGTTCCAACTACGGCGCCGCCAGGAAGAGCAATGCCATCATCTCCGGACACGACAAGCCGGCGAGCTCCGAAAGAGCCAAGACAGGTGGTCGAAGAAAACGTACAATGACGGAGGAAGAACGCCGAGCTATAGCGGACACTAGGCAGATTGGTGCTTGCATCAGATGCCGCATGCAGCGCCTCAAG TGCGATGTCAACCCTGATGACCGCCAAGGGCCCTGCCTTACATGTTCCCGAGTCGACATGAGTTCCGCCAAAGTCGTCCACCGACAGCCTTGCATTCGAACCAAACTCTCCGACGTCGTCCTATACCGTGACCCCAACACGGCGAGTGGTGAAACCTGGGGGTCCCCTGCAAAAGTCCCCGGTCCCAGACTGTGGGATGGCGATAACACGTACAGGATCAACCTGGTGATGCGGGGACTCTGTTCGGTGCCCATGACCATCGAAGTGAGGCGGTTCGTGGAAAGCCCCGGGGATCAAGTCAACTATAGATGGCTGGACGAGGGAAGCGGCGAGGTTCGGAAGACTGCCCTCGAGCCATACGCCCTCGTCAGCGTCAACGAGACGCGCAAAGCCTTTGACGAATACGTCGAGgccaacgccgtcggcaGCTGGGAGGAGAAGACTAAGAGGGGCGATGCCAACCAGCTCATCCTCGACCATTACAAGAACGCCCTGGAGCACTACAACAGAgtcaacgacgccgagaaTGTTGTTGACCAAAGGCTTTTGTTGAATTTTTTCAAGCTGCGCTTTGCACTTC ACGTCAGCATGCACCCTTCGTGGGTCTACGACAGAAACACCAAAAGCGCCAGCTGTCTGGGCATGATGCCTGCCAAGGGTGATTTCCATCCTCTGCTCGATCGGGTCCCGACACCTCCGATGATCACCGAGCAGTTCAACTCGATCAGCCACATAGTAGTGCTCAAGTACCACGAGCAGGTGCTGGAAGACCTCGAGAAGATCTGCTGCAAGAAGATACGGACGTCCTTCTTCACGGTCTACGCCGTCGTGTTCCTGATGTTGCACGAGCTTGCCGTCATGACGGAACACCACCGTCTGGACGCCCTACTGTGCCAGGGCAAAGAG CAGCAACCGCGACAATACGCGTACCTATCGTACCTCGAAATGGTGAAGAAGAGCGCCAACATCCTGTTGCTCCATTGGCAGTACTACAGGAGAGCACCCGACTCCCTATGCCCGGCGGACAGCTGGATCGGCGACCATATCACAAAGTGGTTCTGGACGGGGCTCAGCAGCGAGCATGAGAAGTTTTGCCGAGAGAACTGGCAAAAGATGAGGGAGATGCGAGAGGACG TCCGCTGCCCCGAGCAAAAGGACCTCGGCAGCCCCTTTTACTGGATCTCGCAGATGTTTGAGGATGATTGGTCTTTGGAGGACATCTGGCATCGCCAGGGACGCAcgaaggcggccaaggaccCGGACGTGATGCCGGTCTCCAAGCCTCTCAGAGCAAAACGACGCAAGTGA